A region of Periplaneta americana isolate PAMFEO1 chromosome 16, P.americana_PAMFEO1_priV1, whole genome shotgun sequence DNA encodes the following proteins:
- the LOC138691497 gene encoding uncharacterized protein, with product MDASSASEALKSEDTLEIKWTQNSTIQFINLRIKFNELFTGKRRSAAVGYTKIAQEMNLSPTVVTKKSLEKNGLILLLSTGQLKHPRQASVQKMVPLRLSAGHTSLL from the exons atggacgcCTCATCAGCAAGCGAAGCTTTGAAATCTGAAGAtactttggaaataaaat GGACTCAGAACAGTACCATTCAGTTCATAAACCTTAGAATAAAGTTTAATGAACTGTTCACTGGGAAACGAAGATCTGCTGCAGTGGGGTACAC aAAGATTGCTCAGGAAATGAATTTATCTCCGACAGTAGTAACGAAGAAATCACTTGAAAAAAATGGGCTAATCTTACTGCTAAGTACAGG ACAATTAAAACACCCCCGACAGGCGTCAGTACAGAAGATGGTGCCCTTACGCCTATCAGCTGGCCATACTTCACTGCTCTAG